The region AAAGGCGTAGTGGTAGTGAAGCAACATATGAGTACTAAAGATGTATTTCGATCCCCAATGGCTGCAAGCACTCGTATTTCATATGACAATTCCACTGAACTTGTTACATGGTTTGCCACCATGGGAGCTGGTGtttttgctctttttttttttacccAATTTGCAAATTCTGGAAATGTAATTTGCACTAGCGGTTTGGGTGATTCTCAAGTGACGCTGGTACAAGCGTATTAGCGGTGGTCTAATTAGcctaagtacttcgcaaagcacctacgctaatcacttaATATTTTCGTAAGCACTTTTGGTGGCTAGAGCACAAACGGATGAGCCTCAACTCTCCACACACTTCCCTCAGCTGACCGAGCAATAGGGTAGCTCAAAAAAAAGTTAGGGTATATATAGCCCCAACATCCAAAACTAGTCGTTACTCGCCATTACACATTCTTTTGTGAGCATCGGATTATTTCTATGCCTGCCATCAGAACAATATGATGGTGCTACTTTGACTAGCCGTTTGAAACTAGGTGTTATGCACTTTTCTGTGAGCATCGGATTGTCTCTATGGCCATCGGAATATAAGCATCGGAGTATAAGTTATCCTGTTTTCCCCATTTTGCCTTGTGAGCATCAGATTGTTCTTATGACCATTGAATTGTTCCTATGACCATTTGATAAGCTTCAGACTATAAGGTACAATGCTTTTAGCCCGACAAACTTTCATATATTAGATATAACTTTTAGCTTCGAACTTtaattttgatgatcttggactttttgaGAAGCTAATGAAAAGCTCCCCAACTTTGAACAGATATCATATCAATTTGAGCAGATCCAAAATCATGACATAAGTCCAATTCATCCATCTTTGTCTCGGCTTTAGTGgctttaattttttttgtgtCTTTTCTTCTGGCCTTCTATTTCTTGGTGTCTTAGACTTCTAGCATATATTGTAGGTCTTAACCATACCTTCTAATGTCTTACTTGAGATGTTGACCATCCGGATCATCACTTTGCCTAAGTCTAAGTCCACCTTGCATCCATCTGAACTATACATTGTATACTAGCAAACATCGTTAGTCCAAATTAAATGGTCacgttgatcatcaaacaccaaaattcaaacatAATGGCCTataaggtccattttccttacatgtaTCATCTTAATGTATTTACCTTAGATCAATATAGGTTCCTTCATTAAAAGCAATTTCTATAAGGGGCGTTTGGATCccttcattttggaggaattgaaatctacttaatggattagACTATTTAGCTTGGAATTTAGGATTCCACATcttttcaaagttcacatataaacctatctcaaattcatagggtgaaagatgaaaattgattctatagatcatcATGCTATGTTTCTACTCTCTAACTTATAGCACGCTCTTCCAACTCATTTCTCTAtagtagaaatgcaacatataagcatCTCTCTTACATAGCTAACAAtactatacaaatatattccacgTACAACCATATTAACTTAATTAATATGGACCTAAATTATAATtttttagaatgaattcaattccaaggatccaaatgGGGTCTAATTGTCTTTACTTGCAACCAGTGTTTGAGCATTCaagcaaaagcttaactagttgGCTTTTACCCTTTAATAACCCAAAAAAAGTTGTACAAATAGACCTCTCTAAAAGATTCAAGTCAATTTGCAATTGCCTCCtaacaataaaaaaaattatgtacAAATAGACCTATCATACTAAGAAACACCTATCATATATATTCTACATAAGAAAAATCATTTCTATTTGCTAAGACTATGAGAACGGGCAATCAGGCAGAAGCACTGCCAGATGCCTCTACTGGCTTTGAGAAAATCCTCTGGCCTGGCGACAATAATGCCTGAGGATCATATCTAGCCTTTAGCTCAGCAATTTTGCTCCATTTTGCCCCAAAATGTTGTTGCCACCCGTCTTGAGATGTGTAGTGTGGCAGGTACTGTTTGCATCCTATGCCTTCCTGATCACAGAAGTCCAACACCGCCTTGTTCCCTCTCTCAAGCTGGGGCACATCATCCATGGACAATGCCGACCAAAGCATACTCACGGCATAGAACACGTCGTCGTTCGTGGTTGGGGTCATTGCTGTCATCCGATCGTCCCACACATCCTTGTTCATAGGGTACATGAGGATGATCCCGGCTGGGTTGGCGTCCTTGAGGAGAGCCTTGAACACGCCATTGTCAAAGTCGAGGATGCGAGACCGCGGGACGAAGAGGTTCAGCCATGGGTGTGGCACCTCCCAGACGCCGGCTGACCGGAGCACCCTCTCCTCCTCGCGCACCCGGTCGAGGAACTGCACGAACGTCACGTCCTTGGAGAACACAAACCCTGGCTCGAAGCTAAGCCGATCCAGGAGTGCCGTCATTTTCTGCAACGATTAATAGCAAGATCGAATGAGTTTTCAATTCTTTCATCCAGAGCGATAGGCGGTGTAAAATCATGGTGATAACAATGAAATTAGATTCGAATTTTGTGTTGGAGCTAATTTGTACCTTATCCACAGATATGGCGGTGTCCTCGGTGTAGTACATGGCAGCTTCGATGTAGTAGATTGCCGCGGACCCAGTCCTGAAAGCGAGCCTAGCAAGCCTAGTAAGATCGGCGCCGGAGAAGAACGGTGTTGATTTGGGGCCTTCGACCAAGGACCGGTTGAGCTGGACCTGGCCTTCAACGTAGTCGAACCTGGCCTCACCAGTTCGGTTTGATATGAGAAACTCCTGATCCTTGGTGAAAGTGGCGACATCCGAGTAGGCAAGCCGAACCCAACGCACCCTCTTGGGCGCCGGCTCAAGCCGGGTCCGAGCACGGGTTATGACCCCGAACTGGCCCAATCCACCCAGAGCTGCGAAGAACAGGTCCGAGTTCACGTCCCTGGAGCATGTCACCATCTCACCTGTCCCTGCATTGTCCATGATACATAAACTATTATTAACATGCGTGTGTTACTAATTGTCACTGGGGATAATTACTATTGTTATCTGTAATGATCATATCGATCGATACCTGTGACGACGTCGAGTTCGTGCACGTTGGCGATCTGAGGGCCGTGCCGGAACGCCTGCCCGCCGATGCCAGCGTTGGAGAGCGTGCCGCCGACGGTGAGCCGGAGGTAGTCCGTCCACACGCGTGGCGCCAGGCCGTGCTGCAGCGTCGCGCGGAGGACGTCGATCCACAGCTGCTCTCCGCCGGCGTCGACGAACGGCTCCGCGCCGGCCGGGGACACGTTGATGCGGGGCGCGCGGTGACCGCGCCCGAGCGAGCTCATGTCCACGACAACGCCTCCCGGGGCGAGCGCCTGTCCGCGCCAGGAGTGGCCCTCCCCGCGCGGCGCCACGGGGAACGGCGCAGCCGACGAGGCGGAGAACCGGATGAGCGCGGCGATGTCCGCGGGCGTGGCGGCATGGAACACGGCCTCCGGCGCGGACTTCACCAGTTGGCCGAAGTCCGTCGACGCCTTCGCCGTCGAGTTGCGATCTGTGCGGATCCTCGACGCGATGCCCAGGCCGAAAAGATCGCCGGGGAGGCCAGCGGCAGGCATCGGCCGGAGCTGGCCGGCAACGACGACTGAGAGGAAGCTGGTGAGGACGGCGATCGCCGCGAAACGAGTTATTGCCATGCTTCGTTCTCTTGCTGCAACACTGCAGTTGACTTGAGGCGGTGGAGTTGCCTACTCTGGTGATCAGAAACCAGAAATGGAGAGATTGTTTGTGTTTTGTTGAGGTCAACAATTCCCCAGGTATTTATAGGACCCATTCAGCCTTGCACACGTTGACAAATGGAGGTACACCAGagctttgtttatttatttatttaggaactGATTGACTTTTCGGGAAAAAAGAAATAGGAATGCACCTGAAGCATGACTGGAGAAAACTTATGTTAACAGGGTTCCATATACTGGTTTTGAGCTTTTTGACTTGTAGAGAGAGTATCCTCATGTACCATAAAAAAAGATTATCCTAATGATTATTGGTCAGAGCAATTTCTTTCTATCCTCGCCTTCGTTTCTGAAGACCATATGCTTGTTCAgagaataataaaataaatatttcTTCTGCCTTGCTGGCTGAAAAATACATAATCTATATAACATAGTGGCCAAACAGTAAGCCTCTAGTTGGTCTAATAACTCAAATAAATGTATTTCATTAATTTAATCACTTCGTGTTTCTTTTAAAAATTGTTAAAATCAAATTTAAGCTATATAGCAAAAATTTAAGCTTGATAAAATCAAACTGAAACTCAGTTCCACTCGAAGCTTGTGTATCGTCGCAgcaatttgaaaaaaaaagtgaCTGTAGGGATCAACTAACGGAGGAGACAGACTAATGATGCCAGTAGGTAAACTGAAAATTGACTGTCGCTTTCTACCACAGCATATAGAATAGACTTGAACTATTGAAGATAATATCTGCATTGACATTGGAGTTTGTTCATTTAATTTGCGGCAGGAATAAATAATGGAGTAACAGGAACGTAAGCACTTTTTGTTTTGAACACAATGATATTATAACTGTGAGTTGATGTGCGCTCAGATGAGAAATTTAAACTCGATGTCAAGAAAAATATATCCTTCCAAGACGGCTGGATTATTGTACAAAAAATGTGAGGATGCATGAACATAGGGGGGCTTATGTTTATCAGACCAAATAAAATCTGCAGATATATGTCAACTGGTTGAATACTACCATGTCTCTGGTGAGGATGAAGAATTAATGCCTCTAAATAGAGAGATGTTGAATATGTGTGTTATTAAAGTCAAGAACTCAAATTATATTTATGGGGAGTTATTATTTGTCCTTGCAAACGTTGATAAATGGAAGCATTATAAAACTTGTAAACTttgaattatttttatttttaacatcTTGAAATTGATGGATTTTTGGCCAAGAAGAAAAGAAATGTACTTGATAACTAGAGAAAAATTATA is a window of Miscanthus floridulus cultivar M001 unplaced genomic scaffold, ASM1932011v1 fs_590_3, whole genome shotgun sequence DNA encoding:
- the LOC136532367 gene encoding cytokinin dehydrogenase 7-like, whose product is MAITRFAAIAVLTSFLSVVVAGQLRPMPAAGLPGDLFGLGIASRIRTDRNSTAKASTDFGQLVKSAPEAVFHAATPADIAALIRFSASSAAPFPVAPRGEGHSWRGQALAPGGVVVDMSSLGRGHRAPRINVSPAGAEPFVDAGGEQLWIDVLRATLQHGLAPRVWTDYLRLTVGGTLSNAGIGGQAFRHGPQIANVHELDVVTGTGEMVTCSRDVNSDLFFAALGGLGQFGVITRARTRLEPAPKRVRWVRLAYSDVATFTKDQEFLISNRTGEARFDYVEGQVQLNRSLVEGPKSTPFFSGADLTRLARLAFRTGSAAIYYIEAAMYYTEDTAISVDKKMTALLDRLSFEPGFVFSKDVTFVQFLDRVREEERVLRSAGVWEVPHPWLNLFVPRSRILDFDNGVFKALLKDANPAGIILMYPMNKDVWDDRMTAMTPTTNDDVFYAVSMLWSALSMDDVPQLERGNKAVLDFCDQEGIGCKQYLPHYTSQDGWQQHFGAKWSKIAELKARYDPQALLSPGQRIFSKPVEASGSASA